Proteins encoded together in one Bacteroidales bacterium window:
- a CDS encoding CheR family methyltransferase yields the protein MAFTFFFRDEQILTTTVKQLVPMVIGRRNVHILNAGCAMGMETYTLAILLAEAMGKFALRNIKIHAVDIDEENVDFGKTVREGIYHRDFLQRIPVELFMKYFQPTRQENYYAVHPDLRSLVTFQKYDLLSLKPLRTDYSLVICKNVLLHFNYNQRIEVLNMFWELMLKDGLLAMENTQQIPDEIKHKFRKLIDYGQLHQKISQN from the coding sequence ATGGCTTTTACTTTCTTTTTCAGGGATGAACAAATCCTGACAACTACCGTGAAGCAACTGGTTCCCATGGTAATCGGGCGAAGAAATGTGCATATACTCAATGCCGGGTGTGCGATGGGTATGGAAACTTATACGCTTGCCATACTGCTGGCAGAAGCTATGGGAAAATTCGCCCTCCGGAATATTAAAATTCATGCCGTTGATATTGATGAGGAAAATGTGGATTTTGGAAAGACCGTCAGGGAAGGAATCTATCACCGGGATTTCTTACAACGCATTCCGGTAGAACTATTTATGAAGTACTTTCAGCCCACACGACAGGAGAATTATTATGCAGTACACCCGGATCTCAGGAGCCTGGTGACCTTTCAAAAGTATGATCTGCTCTCCTTAAAACCACTCCGGACGGATTACAGTCTTGTCATCTGCAAAAATGTTTTGCTCCACTTCAATTATAACCAACGCATTGAAGTTTTGAATATGTTCTGGGAACTTATGCTGAAAGATGGCTTGCTGGCTATGGAAAACACACAGCAAATACCGGATGAAATAAAACACAAATTCAGAAAACTGATTGATTACGGCCAGTTACATCAGAAGATTTCACAAAACTGA
- a CDS encoding chemotaxis protein CheW: MKRTYLSFIVGDELYAVNVSKVLEVLEKQSIYRVPNAPVYIKGIINFRGDVVPVFETRDKFNLPLRDENTSYVIIVLDLSGENEKFRIGAVVDKVKDVLEIDDDQIKAVPVMSKEYKSEFLHGICKLQEKFILLLDVEKVFTGEELQQLSEVNSFKE; encoded by the coding sequence ATGAAACGAACCTACCTGTCCTTTATTGTCGGCGATGAATTATACGCCGTAAATGTTTCAAAAGTACTTGAAGTGCTCGAAAAACAAAGTATTTACAGGGTTCCCAATGCCCCTGTATATATAAAAGGGATTATAAATTTCAGGGGTGATGTAGTACCTGTCTTTGAAACCCGCGATAAGTTCAATTTGCCCCTGAGGGATGAAAACACCTCTTATGTTATCATAGTGCTTGATTTATCAGGTGAAAATGAAAAGTTCAGAATAGGCGCTGTGGTCGACAAGGTAAAGGATGTTCTTGAAATAGATGATGACCAGATTAAGGCAGTGCCTGTCATGAGCAAGGAATATAAATCAGAATTTCTGCACGGCATCTGTAAACTTCAGGAAAAGTTTATCCTGCTCCTTGATGTAGAAAAGGTATTCACAGGTGAAGAACTGCAACAATTATCAGAAGTCAATTCATTTAAAGAATAA
- a CDS encoding methyl-accepting chemotaxis protein, producing the protein MLNKFKIRTKLLLSFTLVALIAGIVGIVGYRGMQNVMTSEKEVANVRLPSVKGLYDMYVGHKAMLEGEVTLLNRRLLNTEFRTATYVSLDTAWNLAESGYNLYAPLPQTEEEAKLWQKFLPVWQTWKEDHKKVLDISREKDKMLARGLAVESKEVTAIDADMLSAVQSSLNSGKQAVNYLDAIINLNMNVGNEFNALAIEHASNSSMLLVIFLVSAVIISLLLGFYISGNIQGIIRKVVSQTKSLVNSALEGKLAVRANAEDTNEEFREIVVGINNTLDAIIGPLNVAAEYVDRISKGNLPPKITDSYHGDFNEIKNNLNACIDAINLLITDAVMLSEAAVEGKLYFRVNAAEHQGDFSRIINGVNNTIDSLVGLLDNMPTPCMLINNDFEVYYMNKAGAGLNNTTGENLFKQKTKCWDHFKTNDCKTKNCACHQSMLTGSNANSETQAMPGVHKLDIAYSSVPVKNKEGKTIGAFEVVVDQTAIKNAARIAEKVANYQKRETENVTENLVKLSQGNTNISTHTSEADSDTNEVKEKFDTINTALNQCVSTINSLVEDAGMLSKAAVEGKLSTRADSSKHMGDFRKIVEGVNDTLDAVIGPLNIAAEYVERISKGDMPPLITDNYNGDFNEIKNNLNTLIVALNQVTEKAQAVSTGDLTVRLEARSDKDELMKALDTMVKSNASVINDFMTAIENIVMASDQMQAVAEQISQGSNEQASSTEQISASMEEMASNIKQNSENAKQTEMISVQASKDITEGNKAVSITVNAMKEIAEKISIVGQIAEKTDLLAINAAIEAARAGEQGKGFAVVASEVRKLAENSQAAAKQIDELSKSSVKVANESGALLVQIVPNIQKTAQLVQEISAASAEQNSGASQVNNAIMQLNQVTQQNASASEEMSASAEQLASQAEHLKELISFYKTGAEVKLQGKVSASKPVFTKPTKAGFQKGNNKKPAITAEQKEDSNFESF; encoded by the coding sequence ATGCTTAACAAATTCAAAATCCGGACAAAACTTCTTCTAAGTTTTACCCTTGTAGCCCTGATAGCCGGCATTGTCGGTATAGTCGGTTACAGAGGAATGCAGAATGTAATGACTTCCGAAAAGGAGGTCGCAAACGTAAGATTACCGAGTGTTAAAGGGCTTTACGATATGTATGTCGGTCATAAAGCCATGCTTGAAGGCGAAGTTACCTTGCTTAACCGCAGGTTGCTCAACACTGAATTCAGGACAGCCACCTACGTTAGCCTGGACACCGCATGGAACCTGGCTGAAAGTGGTTATAATCTCTACGCTCCTCTGCCACAAACTGAGGAAGAAGCGAAACTATGGCAGAAATTCCTTCCTGTTTGGCAAACCTGGAAGGAAGATCATAAAAAGGTTCTCGATATTTCAAGAGAAAAGGATAAAATGTTAGCCAGGGGATTAGCTGTGGAAAGCAAAGAAGTAACAGCCATTGATGCTGATATGCTTTCCGCTGTACAGTCTTCTTTGAACTCTGGCAAACAAGCTGTTAATTACCTTGATGCAATCATCAACCTGAATATGAACGTAGGAAATGAGTTCAACGCCCTTGCAATTGAACACGCTTCCAACTCATCTATGCTTCTTGTGATTTTTCTTGTTTCCGCTGTTATAATAAGCCTTTTACTTGGTTTTTACATATCCGGAAATATACAGGGAATCATCAGAAAAGTGGTTTCACAGACGAAATCCCTTGTTAATTCAGCTCTTGAAGGAAAGCTGGCAGTAAGAGCCAATGCCGAGGATACAAACGAAGAGTTCAGGGAAATTGTTGTGGGAATAAACAATACACTTGATGCTATTATCGGCCCCCTGAATGTGGCAGCCGAATATGTTGACCGCATTTCAAAAGGCAATTTACCACCGAAAATCACTGATAGTTACCACGGTGATTTTAACGAGATAAAAAATAACCTGAATGCCTGTATCGACGCAATTAACCTTCTTATTACAGATGCAGTGATGCTTTCTGAAGCAGCAGTTGAGGGAAAATTATATTTCAGGGTAAATGCCGCAGAGCACCAGGGCGACTTTTCCAGGATTATCAATGGTGTAAACAATACAATCGATTCATTAGTGGGCCTGCTTGACAATATGCCCACGCCCTGTATGCTTATAAATAACGATTTTGAGGTATACTATATGAATAAAGCAGGGGCCGGCTTGAATAATACAACAGGGGAAAACCTGTTTAAACAAAAAACCAAATGCTGGGATCATTTCAAAACAAACGACTGTAAAACAAAGAATTGCGCATGCCATCAGTCTATGCTGACCGGCAGCAATGCAAACAGTGAAACACAGGCCATGCCTGGTGTTCATAAACTGGATATTGCCTATAGTTCTGTTCCGGTAAAAAACAAGGAAGGGAAGACTATCGGAGCTTTTGAAGTAGTCGTTGATCAAACTGCCATAAAAAACGCCGCAAGAATAGCAGAAAAAGTAGCGAACTATCAAAAAAGGGAAACGGAAAACGTGACTGAAAACCTTGTAAAGCTTTCCCAGGGCAATACGAATATCAGTACTCATACATCGGAGGCCGATTCCGATACAAATGAGGTAAAGGAAAAATTTGACACGATTAATACTGCATTGAATCAGTGTGTTTCAACCATCAATTCACTTGTGGAAGATGCCGGAATGCTTTCAAAGGCTGCCGTAGAAGGCAAACTGTCAACGAGAGCCGATAGTTCCAAACACATGGGTGATTTCAGGAAAATTGTTGAAGGGGTAAACGACACACTTGATGCAGTAATAGGTCCGTTAAATATTGCTGCCGAATATGTTGAAAGAATATCCAAAGGGGATATGCCTCCCCTGATCACCGATAATTACAATGGTGATTTCAATGAAATAAAGAATAACCTCAACACACTGATCGTTGCCCTGAACCAGGTTACTGAAAAAGCTCAGGCTGTTTCTACAGGTGATTTGACTGTAAGACTTGAAGCACGAAGTGATAAGGATGAGCTTATGAAAGCACTTGACACCATGGTGAAATCAAATGCTTCGGTTATTAATGATTTCATGACTGCCATTGAAAACATAGTCATGGCAAGCGATCAGATGCAGGCAGTAGCCGAGCAGATTTCACAGGGATCCAATGAGCAGGCATCCTCAACGGAGCAGATTTCGGCATCCATGGAGGAAATGGCAAGTAACATCAAGCAAAACTCTGAAAATGCAAAGCAAACTGAAATGATTTCCGTTCAGGCATCAAAGGATATTACTGAAGGTAATAAAGCAGTTTCAATAACTGTTAATGCAATGAAAGAAATTGCCGAAAAAATTTCTATTGTAGGACAGATAGCCGAAAAAACAGACCTGCTTGCCATAAATGCTGCAATAGAGGCTGCCAGGGCCGGAGAACAGGGAAAAGGATTTGCCGTCGTAGCATCGGAAGTAAGGAAACTTGCTGAAAACAGCCAGGCAGCAGCCAAGCAAATTGATGAGTTGTCCAAATCGAGTGTTAAAGTGGCAAATGAATCGGGCGCTCTCCTTGTACAAATAGTACCTAACATTCAGAAGACGGCCCAACTGGTTCAGGAAATTTCTGCTGCAAGTGCCGAACAGAATTCGGGTGCCAGCCAGGTCAACAATGCCATCATGCAATTAAACCAGGTAACACAGCAGAACGCTTCAGCCTCGGAAGAAATGTCAGCCAGTGCGGAACAACTCGCATCACAGGCAGAACACCTTAAGGAGCTTATCTCGTTCTATAAAACAGGCGCAGAAGTCAAATTACAGGGTAAGGTTTCCGCTTCAAAGCCCGTATTTACAAAACCAACAAAAGCGGGGTTTCAAAAAGGAAACAATAAAAAACCGGCAATAACCGCGGAACAAAAAGAAGATTCAAACTTCGAATCGTTCTGA
- a CDS encoding MEDS domain-containing protein — MHSHQELTSDLSEHFAGDFCHVCLIFDNDEQRKKIVSQYMQNGFKKGDLIRFASNHIDQDEVLSWLSELNIELPENKEAFMVMSADDFYCSGGEFNPPALIDRIEKRLLSLKKDGYHGSRVCGDMSWALKKIPGAERLLEYELLLNTVETDIPHTGMCQYDARLFDGATLFNILQVHPYIIAQGQIVRNPFYKKSGELD; from the coding sequence ATGCATTCACACCAGGAATTAACCAGTGATCTTTCCGAGCATTTTGCAGGAGATTTTTGCCATGTATGCCTTATTTTTGATAACGATGAACAACGTAAAAAAATCGTCTCCCAATACATGCAAAATGGATTCAAAAAAGGAGATCTGATTCGTTTTGCTTCCAACCATATTGATCAGGATGAGGTACTAAGCTGGTTATCGGAACTGAACATTGAATTGCCTGAAAATAAGGAAGCATTTATGGTAATGAGTGCAGATGATTTTTATTGCTCCGGAGGCGAATTCAATCCCCCGGCTTTAATTGACCGCATAGAAAAAAGGCTTTTATCATTAAAAAAAGATGGTTACCATGGTTCAAGGGTTTGCGGTGATATGTCATGGGCGCTGAAAAAAATTCCGGGTGCTGAACGGCTTTTGGAATATGAATTGCTTCTGAATACAGTTGAAACTGATATTCCACATACCGGAATGTGCCAATACGACGCGCGCCTGTTTGACGGAGCCACTTTGTTTAATATTCTGCAAGTACACCCGTATATAATAGCACAGGGGCAGATCGTACGTAATCCGTTTTATAAAAAATCCGGGGAACTCGATTGA
- a CDS encoding ATP-binding protein, whose translation MNRIGSTSGMVDAEILGRIMVAQNILFVLPSSETIIEFFNKSLAEIPGTGSVHVCLSGGKKNIYSKECSECHLLDSGTKGFMDKNGECRFHTDQKFFVFLIETLEFRFGFIVFSLIHKELFNPYVPFIGNLTNFIALTLENRLHKSSLEKTHENLEQRVLERTIELRNVNRQLQEENKARAITEGKLRLLSNALEASANSIVITDKAGNINWANKAFSTLTGYSPEEALGRNPGSLVKSGVQSIEFYKQMWNTILDGNVWQGEIVNKKKDGSLYDEYLTITPLFSETGKISHFIAVKLDITEQKKSANELLKAKEKAEESNRLKSAFLATMNHELRTPLNHILGFSDLMKSGINAAQVIDYATLIHKSGNNLLEIIEDIFELALAEQSVIKLRSESINCLDLFISNKSVLTEILNASGKKDQIKLNFNADKELLVQSIYTDRSKINQVLINLFRNAVKFTEQGKIEFGMTQQEPGYITFYVKDTGIGIPENKNEIIFEFFRQVDESPTRKHGGVGIGLAISKKIAAIMDGTLTLESEPGKGSIFSFKIPVILNNVSILELKNAGAVKDFPDFKNKTILIAEDDNASLLLIRKYLSPTGAKIIDVPNGAAAIDRLSCQPDIVLMDMNMPVINGYDATRAIKKDHTIPILATTSYSLPDDREKAIEAGCDGFIMKPINQQKLLDELSRFLLK comes from the coding sequence ATGAACAGGATCGGAAGTACATCGGGAATGGTAGATGCTGAGATTTTGGGCCGCATAATGGTTGCACAGAATATTCTTTTCGTTCTGCCATCAAGTGAAACCATAATCGAATTTTTTAATAAATCACTGGCAGAAATACCGGGTACCGGTTCAGTCCATGTTTGCTTAAGCGGTGGAAAAAAGAACATTTACAGTAAGGAATGCAGTGAATGTCATCTTTTAGATTCAGGAACTAAAGGATTCATGGACAAGAATGGCGAATGCCGGTTTCATACCGATCAGAAGTTTTTTGTTTTTCTTATTGAAACGCTTGAATTCCGGTTCGGTTTTATCGTTTTTTCTCTTATTCACAAGGAACTGTTCAACCCTTATGTACCCTTTATCGGTAATCTCACCAATTTTATTGCTTTAACACTTGAAAACAGGTTACACAAAAGCAGTTTGGAGAAAACTCATGAAAATCTAGAACAACGTGTACTTGAGCGCACTATTGAATTAAGAAATGTAAACCGGCAATTGCAGGAAGAAAATAAGGCCAGGGCAATCACTGAAGGCAAATTGAGATTACTTAGCAATGCCCTTGAAGCTTCAGCAAATTCAATAGTTATAACAGATAAAGCCGGAAATATTAACTGGGCAAACAAGGCATTTTCAACCTTAACGGGGTATTCACCTGAAGAAGCCCTTGGAAGAAATCCCGGATCACTGGTTAAGTCGGGAGTTCAAAGCATTGAATTCTACAAACAAATGTGGAATACCATACTGGATGGTAATGTATGGCAAGGTGAAATTGTAAACAAAAAGAAGGACGGATCATTGTATGATGAGTACCTGACTATAACTCCTTTGTTTAGTGAAACCGGAAAGATTTCACATTTCATTGCGGTAAAACTGGATATTACAGAACAAAAGAAATCGGCTAATGAATTATTAAAAGCAAAGGAGAAGGCGGAAGAAAGCAACCGGTTAAAATCAGCCTTTCTGGCTACCATGAATCATGAACTCAGGACTCCGCTCAACCATATATTGGGTTTCAGTGATTTAATGAAATCAGGTATTAATGCGGCACAGGTAATTGATTATGCAACCTTAATTCATAAAAGTGGAAATAACCTGCTCGAGATCATAGAAGATATCTTTGAACTGGCACTTGCAGAGCAGTCAGTTATAAAACTCCGGTCTGAATCAATTAACTGCCTGGATCTGTTCATATCTAATAAATCAGTATTAACAGAAATTCTTAATGCATCGGGCAAAAAGGATCAGATTAAACTAAACTTCAATGCTGATAAAGAATTACTTGTGCAAAGCATTTACACCGACAGGAGCAAAATAAACCAGGTTCTGATCAACCTATTCAGAAATGCCGTGAAATTTACAGAGCAGGGTAAAATAGAATTCGGCATGACTCAGCAGGAACCGGGTTACATCACTTTCTATGTAAAAGATACAGGCATCGGAATTCCTGAGAACAAGAATGAAATCATATTTGAATTTTTCAGGCAGGTTGACGAAAGCCCAACACGGAAACACGGTGGCGTTGGAATCGGGTTGGCCATATCGAAAAAAATCGCCGCGATAATGGATGGTACCCTGACTTTGGAATCCGAGCCCGGAAAAGGAAGTATATTTAGTTTTAAAATCCCGGTTATTCTGAATAACGTTTCCATACTTGAGTTAAAAAATGCCGGCGCTGTTAAGGATTTTCCTGATTTTAAAAACAAGACGATCCTGATTGCAGAAGATGACAACGCAAGTTTGCTCCTGATAAGGAAATACCTGTCACCCACCGGGGCCAAGATTATTGATGTTCCCAATGGAGCCGCCGCAATTGATCGACTGTCCTGCCAACCCGATATTGTTCTTATGGACATGAATATGCCCGTTATAAACGGCTATGATGCAACACGGGCTATTAAAAAGGACCATACAATTCCGATCCTGGCCACTACTTCCTACTCACTGCCTGACGACAGGGAAAAAGCGATTGAAGCCGGATGTGACGGCTTCATAATGAAACCAATCAATCAGCAGAAGCTTTTGGATGAATTGTCCAGGTTCTTGTTAAAGTAA